The Paeniglutamicibacter sulfureus genome includes a region encoding these proteins:
- the recF gene encoding DNA replication/repair protein RecF (All proteins in this family for which functions are known are DNA-binding proteins that assist the filamentation of RecA onto DNA for the initiation of recombination or recombinational repair.) has product MYISHVSLTDFRSYAQADVELGPGTNVLVGSNGVGKTNIVEAIGYLATLSSHRVTNDAPLLRFGTDRALVRARVQRAKLVTTIEVEITAGKANRARINRANPVRARDILGIVRTVLFAPEDLALVKGDPSNRRRFLDELLVTLRPGEAATRGDYERVLKQRNALLKSARAGGKPSTAHESTLDVWDTHLARAGARVLRGRLEVLRLLSPYMGAAYASLADANKEARAYYQCTVLADFDGEESSSGVPETEEEATRVAPAALLDATTEELEEMFLAALLNTRAKELERGITLVGPHRDDVLLTLGGAPAKGYASHGETWSLALALRLAAYKVMGEDDPRPGAGPILILDDVFAELDATRRTRLASIVAGADQVIVTAAVAGDVPGELGGTFLKVSPGAVHS; this is encoded by the coding sequence GTGTATATCTCACATGTCTCTCTCACCGACTTTCGCTCCTATGCGCAAGCCGATGTCGAGCTGGGACCCGGCACCAATGTCCTGGTAGGTTCCAACGGCGTCGGCAAGACCAACATCGTCGAAGCCATCGGCTACCTGGCAACCCTTTCCTCACACCGCGTCACCAACGATGCGCCACTTCTGCGTTTTGGCACCGACCGGGCCTTGGTTCGGGCACGCGTCCAGCGGGCCAAGCTGGTGACCACCATCGAGGTGGAAATAACCGCCGGCAAGGCAAACCGTGCCCGGATCAACCGCGCCAACCCGGTGCGGGCGCGAGACATCCTGGGAATCGTCCGCACGGTGCTCTTTGCCCCGGAGGACCTGGCCCTGGTCAAGGGGGATCCGTCCAATAGACGCCGTTTCCTCGACGAACTGCTGGTCACCCTGCGTCCTGGCGAGGCGGCGACCCGCGGGGACTATGAGCGGGTGCTCAAACAGCGCAATGCCCTGCTGAAATCCGCCCGGGCCGGGGGAAAACCCTCCACGGCCCACGAATCCACGCTCGATGTCTGGGACACGCATCTTGCCCGTGCCGGGGCACGGGTGCTGCGCGGGCGGCTCGAGGTGCTCCGCCTGCTTTCGCCCTACATGGGTGCTGCCTACGCATCGTTGGCCGACGCCAACAAGGAAGCCCGCGCCTACTACCAATGCACGGTCCTGGCCGATTTTGACGGCGAGGAATCCTCCTCCGGGGTGCCGGAGACCGAGGAGGAAGCCACACGGGTGGCACCCGCGGCGCTGTTGGACGCCACCACGGAGGAACTCGAAGAGATGTTCCTCGCGGCCCTGTTGAATACGCGCGCCAAGGAACTTGAACGCGGCATCACCCTTGTGGGTCCGCACCGCGACGATGTCCTGCTGACCCTGGGAGGCGCCCCCGCCAAGGGTTATGCCAGCCACGGGGAAACCTGGTCGCTGGCCCTGGCGCTGCGGCTTGCCGCGTACAAGGTCATGGGCGAGGACGACCCGCGGCCCGGGGCCGGCCCGATTCTGATCCTGGACGATGTGTTTGCCGAACTCGATGCCACCCGGCGCACCCGCCTGGCGTCCATCGTTGCCGGCGCGGACCAGGTGATAGTCACCGCCGCGGTTGCCGGGGATGTCCCAGGGGAGCTCGGCGGCACCTTCCTGAAGGTCAGTCCGGGAGCGGTGCACTCGTGA
- a CDS encoding DUF721 domain-containing protein — translation MSEEKDPHAPEALDAARAILNRMREAALSRGEARIDAAKAAKFEENAAARKAKRRASSAPAKYSDGRDPQEIGNLFGKIVRDRGWSAPVAVGSVLSRWSELVGPQIAAHCIPESFEDSTVVVRCDSTTWATQMRLLSHELLKHFDRELGPGVITVIRVLGPAAPSWRHGGRSVKGRGPRDTYG, via the coding sequence GTGAGCGAGGAAAAAGACCCGCACGCCCCGGAGGCATTGGACGCCGCCCGCGCCATCCTCAACCGCATGCGCGAAGCGGCACTGAGTCGGGGGGAGGCCCGGATCGACGCGGCGAAGGCAGCCAAGTTCGAAGAGAATGCCGCCGCGCGCAAAGCCAAGAGACGAGCGAGTTCCGCGCCGGCAAAATACTCTGACGGGCGCGACCCCCAGGAAATCGGCAACCTCTTCGGCAAGATCGTGCGCGACCGCGGCTGGAGCGCACCGGTGGCCGTGGGCTCGGTGCTTTCGCGCTGGAGCGAACTGGTGGGCCCGCAGATTGCCGCGCATTGCATCCCCGAGTCGTTCGAGGACTCCACCGTGGTGGTGCGCTGCGACTCCACCACCTGGGCCACGCAAATGCGGTTGCTTTCCCATGAACTGCTCAAGCACTTTGACAGGGAACTCGGCCCCGGAGTGATCACCGTGATCCGGGTCCTTGGACCGGCCGCACCATCCTGGCGCCACGGCGGGCGCTCGGTCAAGGGCAGAGGTCCGCGCGACACCTACGGGTAG
- the gyrB gene encoding DNA topoisomerase (ATP-hydrolyzing) subunit B translates to MEHTYGAQDITVLEGLEAVRKRPGMYIGSTGPRGLHHLVYEVVDNSVDEALAGYCDHIKITMRADGGVRVEDNGRGIPVDIHPTEGKPTVEVVMTILHAGGKFGGGGYAVSGGLHGVGISVVNALSSRVETEIRRQGSVWRMSFAEGGKPQGTLVKGEDSDATGTMQTFYPDDSIFDSIDFDFETLRARFQQMAFLNKGLRITLTDERTLEVDADEIATEEDELKDDTPKHRVVDYLYKDGLLDYVKHLNSSKKVELVHEDVIAFESEDTSKGISVEVAMQWTNAYSESVHTYANTINTHEGGTHEEGFRAAMTSLINRYAREKTILREKDENLTGDDIREGLTAVISVKLAEPQFEGQTKTKLGNSMAKGFVQGVVNEELGDWLERNPITARDIIRKAQLASQARLAARKARDNARRKSPLESFGMPGKLSDCSSKNPAECEVFIVEGDSAGGSAKRGRNPRVQAILPLRGKILNVERARLDRALGNAEVQAMITAFGTGIGEEFDMAKLRYHKIVLMADADVDGQHITTLLLTLLFRFMRPLIENGYVYLAMPPLYRIKWSNAAHEYVYSDKERDDSLTTGAAKNKRLPKDNGIQRYKGLGEMDYSELWDTTMDPEHRTLRQITMDDAAAADQIFSVLMGEDVESRRNFIQQNAKDVRFLDI, encoded by the coding sequence GTGGAACACACCTATGGCGCCCAAGACATCACGGTTCTCGAGGGCCTCGAAGCGGTGCGCAAGCGCCCCGGCATGTACATCGGTTCCACCGGCCCGCGCGGCTTGCACCACCTGGTCTACGAGGTCGTGGACAACTCCGTCGACGAGGCCCTTGCCGGGTACTGCGACCACATCAAGATCACCATGCGGGCCGACGGCGGTGTCCGCGTCGAGGACAACGGCCGCGGCATCCCCGTGGACATCCACCCGACCGAGGGCAAGCCGACCGTCGAGGTCGTCATGACCATCCTGCACGCCGGCGGAAAGTTCGGCGGCGGCGGCTACGCGGTCTCCGGCGGACTGCACGGTGTGGGCATCTCCGTCGTCAACGCCCTTTCCTCGCGCGTGGAAACCGAGATCCGCCGTCAGGGCAGCGTTTGGCGCATGAGCTTCGCCGAGGGCGGCAAGCCGCAGGGCACCCTCGTCAAGGGCGAGGATTCCGACGCCACCGGCACCATGCAGACGTTCTACCCGGACGACAGCATCTTCGACTCGATCGACTTCGACTTCGAGACCCTCCGCGCCCGCTTCCAGCAGATGGCCTTCCTGAACAAGGGCCTGCGCATCACGCTCACCGACGAGCGCACCCTTGAGGTCGACGCCGACGAGATCGCCACGGAGGAAGACGAACTCAAAGACGACACCCCGAAGCACCGCGTCGTCGACTACCTCTACAAGGACGGCCTGCTCGACTACGTCAAGCACCTGAACTCCTCCAAGAAGGTCGAGCTTGTCCACGAAGACGTCATCGCCTTCGAATCCGAGGACACCTCCAAGGGCATCAGCGTCGAGGTCGCCATGCAGTGGACCAACGCCTACTCGGAGTCGGTGCACACCTACGCGAACACCATCAACACCCATGAGGGCGGCACCCACGAAGAGGGCTTCCGCGCCGCCATGACCTCGCTGATCAACCGCTATGCGCGTGAGAAGACGATCCTGCGAGAAAAGGACGAGAACCTCACGGGCGACGACATCCGCGAGGGCCTGACCGCGGTCATTTCCGTCAAGCTCGCCGAACCGCAGTTCGAGGGCCAGACCAAGACCAAGCTGGGCAACTCGATGGCCAAGGGCTTCGTCCAGGGCGTGGTCAACGAGGAACTCGGCGACTGGCTCGAGCGCAACCCGATCACCGCCCGCGACATCATCCGCAAGGCCCAGCTGGCCTCCCAGGCACGCCTGGCCGCGCGCAAGGCCCGCGACAACGCGCGCCGCAAGTCGCCGCTGGAATCCTTCGGCATGCCCGGCAAGCTCTCCGACTGCTCCTCGAAGAACCCCGCCGAGTGCGAGGTCTTCATCGTGGAGGGCGACTCCGCAGGCGGCTCCGCCAAGCGCGGTCGCAACCCGCGGGTCCAGGCCATCCTGCCGCTGCGCGGCAAGATCCTGAACGTCGAGCGTGCCCGCCTGGACCGCGCGCTGGGCAATGCGGAGGTCCAGGCCATGATCACGGCCTTCGGCACCGGCATTGGCGAGGAATTCGACATGGCCAAGCTGCGGTACCACAAGATCGTGCTGATGGCCGATGCAGACGTCGACGGCCAGCACATCACCACGCTGCTGCTGACCCTGCTCTTCCGCTTCATGCGCCCGCTGATCGAAAACGGCTACGTCTACCTGGCGATGCCGCCGCTGTACCGCATCAAGTGGTCCAACGCCGCGCACGAATACGTGTACTCGGACAAGGAACGCGACGACTCGCTGACCACCGGCGCCGCCAAGAACAAGCGCCTGCCCAAGGACAACGGCATCCAGCGCTACAAGGGCCTGGGCGAGATGGACTACTCGGAACTCTGGGACACCACCATGGACCCCGAGCACCGCACGCTGCGCCAGATCACCATGGACGACGCCGCAGCCGCGGACCAGATCTTCTCCGTGCTGATGGGCGAGGACGTCGAATCGCGTCGAAACTTCATCCAGCAAAACGCCAAGGACGTGCGCTTCCTGGACATCTAG
- the gyrA gene encoding DNA gyrase subunit A — translation MSDQTPENPQDNAPGSEEIVEGAVIDDAVAVNLGVDKIDQIDLQTEMQRSYLDYAMAVIVGRALPDVRDGLKPVHRRVIYAMYDGGYRPERSYNKCARVVGEVMGQYHPHGDTAIYDALVRLIQDWTMRYPLALGQGNFGSPGNDGAAAPRYTETKMAQLAMEMVRDINEDTVDFQDNYDGKNQEPTILPARFPNLLVNGSSGIAVGMATNIPPHNLREVASGVQWYLQHPEANREELLEELMRHIKGPDFPTGAMILGTKGIADAYRTGRGSITMRAVVSVEELQGRTCLVVTELPYQANPDNLAVKIAELVKDGKISGIADLRDETSGRTGQRLVIVLKRDAVAKVVLNNLYKHTELQSNFSANMLAIVDGVPRTLSLDAFIRHWVTHQMEVIIRRTQFRLRKAEEEAHILRGLLKALDALDEVIALIRRSNTTEAARDGLMEMLDIDELQARAILDMQLRRLAALERQKIQDRHAELETMITEFKVIIADPQRQRTIISEELAEIVEKHGDDRRTKVLMGYDGDMSVEDLIPEEEMVVTITRGGYVKRTRSDNYRSQHRGGKGIKGAQLRGDDVVEHFFVTTTHDWLLFFTNHGRVYRTKCYELAEAGRDAKGQHVANVMAFQPDERIAQVLDLRNYEQAPYLVLATRNGLVKKTRLSDYDTNRTAGVIAINLREGDELVSAQLISETDDMMLVSRKGQSVRFTATDEALRPMGRATSGVTGMKFREEDELLAADVVTDDSYVFVVTEGGYAKRTSVDEYRVQSRGGIGIKVAKLAEDRGDLVGALIVHDEDEVLVVMEGGKVVRSDVSQVPAKGRDTMGVIFAKPDKKDRIIAVAKNTERGLGENAEEDAVPLNAEKTQETASEALPGDENPAGTEENLGHDDEATNDGGNA, via the coding sequence ATGAGCGATCAGACTCCCGAAAACCCGCAGGACAACGCCCCCGGCAGCGAAGAAATCGTTGAGGGCGCGGTGATCGACGACGCCGTGGCGGTAAACCTCGGCGTCGACAAGATCGACCAGATCGACCTGCAGACCGAGATGCAGCGCTCCTACCTTGACTACGCCATGGCGGTCATCGTGGGACGCGCGCTGCCGGACGTGCGCGACGGCCTGAAGCCCGTGCACCGCCGCGTGATCTACGCGATGTACGACGGCGGCTACCGCCCGGAGCGCTCCTACAACAAGTGCGCCCGCGTGGTCGGCGAGGTCATGGGCCAGTACCACCCGCACGGCGACACCGCGATCTACGACGCCCTGGTCCGCCTGATCCAGGACTGGACCATGCGCTACCCGCTGGCCCTGGGCCAGGGCAACTTCGGCTCCCCGGGCAACGACGGTGCGGCCGCCCCGCGTTACACCGAAACCAAGATGGCCCAGCTGGCCATGGAGATGGTCCGGGACATCAACGAGGACACCGTTGACTTCCAGGACAACTACGACGGCAAGAACCAGGAACCCACCATCCTGCCGGCGCGTTTCCCGAACCTCTTGGTCAACGGCTCCTCCGGCATCGCCGTGGGCATGGCCACCAACATCCCGCCGCACAACCTGCGCGAGGTCGCCTCCGGCGTCCAGTGGTACCTCCAGCACCCGGAGGCCAACCGCGAGGAACTGCTCGAAGAGCTGATGCGCCACATCAAGGGCCCTGACTTCCCCACCGGCGCCATGATCCTGGGCACCAAGGGCATTGCAGATGCGTACCGCACCGGCCGCGGCTCCATCACCATGCGCGCCGTGGTTTCCGTCGAGGAACTGCAGGGACGCACCTGCCTGGTCGTCACCGAGCTGCCCTACCAGGCCAACCCTGACAACCTGGCGGTGAAGATCGCCGAGCTGGTCAAGGACGGCAAGATCTCCGGCATCGCCGACCTGCGCGACGAGACCAGTGGCCGCACCGGCCAGCGCCTGGTCATCGTGCTCAAGCGCGACGCCGTGGCCAAGGTGGTGCTGAACAACCTCTACAAGCACACCGAGCTGCAGTCCAACTTCTCCGCGAACATGCTTGCCATCGTCGACGGGGTGCCGCGCACCCTCTCGCTGGACGCGTTCATCCGCCACTGGGTCACGCACCAGATGGAAGTCATCATCCGGCGCACCCAGTTCCGCCTGCGCAAGGCCGAGGAGGAAGCGCACATCCTGCGCGGCCTGCTCAAGGCCCTGGACGCCCTGGACGAGGTCATCGCGTTGATCCGCCGCTCCAACACCACCGAGGCCGCGCGCGACGGGCTGATGGAAATGCTGGACATCGATGAGCTTCAGGCCCGTGCGATCCTCGACATGCAGCTGCGCCGCCTGGCCGCCCTGGAACGCCAGAAGATCCAGGACCGCCACGCGGAACTCGAAACGATGATCACCGAGTTCAAGGTCATCATCGCGGACCCGCAGCGCCAGCGCACCATCATCTCCGAGGAACTCGCCGAGATCGTCGAGAAGCACGGCGATGACCGGCGCACCAAGGTGCTGATGGGCTACGACGGCGACATGAGCGTCGAGGACCTGATCCCCGAAGAGGAAATGGTCGTCACCATCACCCGCGGCGGCTACGTCAAGCGCACCCGGAGCGACAACTACCGCTCGCAGCACCGCGGCGGCAAGGGCATCAAGGGCGCACAGCTGCGCGGCGACGACGTGGTGGAGCACTTCTTCGTCACCACCACGCACGACTGGCTGCTCTTCTTCACCAACCACGGCCGCGTCTACCGTACCAAGTGCTACGAACTGGCCGAGGCCGGACGCGACGCCAAGGGCCAGCACGTGGCCAACGTGATGGCCTTCCAGCCCGACGAGCGCATCGCCCAGGTCCTTGACCTGCGCAACTACGAGCAGGCCCCGTACCTGGTGCTCGCCACCCGCAACGGCCTGGTCAAGAAGACCCGCCTGTCCGACTACGACACCAATCGCACCGCCGGGGTCATTGCCATCAACCTGCGCGAGGGCGACGAACTCGTCTCTGCGCAATTGATCAGCGAGACCGACGACATGATGCTCGTTTCCCGCAAGGGGCAGTCGGTGCGCTTCACCGCCACCGACGAGGCACTGCGCCCCATGGGACGCGCGACCAGCGGCGTCACCGGCATGAAGTTCCGCGAGGAAGACGAATTGCTGGCCGCCGACGTGGTCACCGACGATTCCTATGTGTTTGTCGTCACCGAGGGCGGCTACGCCAAGCGCACCTCCGTGGATGAATACCGCGTGCAGTCCCGCGGCGGCATCGGCATCAAGGTAGCCAAGCTCGCCGAGGACCGCGGCGACCTCGTCGGCGCGCTGATTGTCCACGATGAGGACGAGGTTCTGGTGGTCATGGAGGGCGGCAAGGTGGTCCGCTCGGACGTTTCGCAGGTTCCCGCCAAGGGCCGCGACACCATGGGCGTCATCTTTGCCAAGCCGGACAAGAAGGACCGCATCATCGCCGTCGCGAAGAACACCGAGCGCGGCCTCGGAGAGAACGCCGAGGAAGATGCAGTACCGTTGAACGCGGAAAAGACACAAGAAACGGCCTCCGAGGCCCTTCCGGGTGATGAAAACCCGGCAGGAACCGAGGAAAACCTTGGGCACGACGACGAGGCCACCAACGACGGAGGTAACGCGTGA
- a CDS encoding DUF3566 domain-containing protein, protein MSTPNTPRPAGGTGGTRPAPPRQAPVGAQRPAGAPRPGTAPKPSAAQRPAGAPRPGAPRPGAPRPAGPAQGRPQQLVRPAPKAKVRKARLLISKVDPWSVLKMAFLLSVALGIVTVVASVVLWSVLDLTGIFEAINGLLREIIGSETGFDLMEIASLGQVASFATIIAVVNVVLLTALSMLSAVLYNLSSTLVGGIGVTLTDD, encoded by the coding sequence GTGAGCACCCCGAATACGCCCCGCCCGGCGGGCGGCACAGGTGGTACCCGTCCCGCACCGCCACGACAGGCACCCGTAGGGGCACAGCGCCCCGCCGGTGCGCCCCGGCCAGGAACCGCGCCCAAGCCCTCGGCAGCGCAGCGTCCGGCAGGCGCACCCCGCCCCGGGGCACCACGTCCCGGCGCACCGCGACCCGCCGGCCCGGCACAGGGACGCCCACAGCAGCTGGTCCGCCCGGCACCCAAGGCAAAGGTCCGCAAGGCACGCCTGCTCATTTCCAAGGTCGACCCCTGGTCGGTGTTGAAGATGGCGTTCCTGCTCTCGGTCGCCCTTGGCATTGTTACCGTCGTTGCAAGCGTCGTCCTGTGGTCGGTGCTTGACCTGACCGGCATCTTCGAGGCCATCAACGGGTTGCTGCGCGAAATTATCGGCTCCGAAACCGGGTTCGATTTGATGGAAATCGCATCGCTGGGCCAGGTTGCCTCGTTTGCCACCATCATCGCCGTGGTGAATGTGGTATTACTCACGGCCCTGTCGATGCTCTCAGCGGTGCTTTACAACCTCTCGTCGACCCTGGTTGGCGGCATTGGCGTGACCTTGACCGACGATTAA
- a CDS encoding DLW-39 family protein, with protein MRKFLVLVAVAAGVIGYRKYKGSTAEKATWSQGTDKVS; from the coding sequence ATGCGGAAATTTCTGGTGTTGGTGGCAGTAGCCGCGGGCGTTATTGGTTATCGTAAGTACAAGGGATCCACGGCTGAAAAGGCCACCTGGAGCCAGGGCACCGATAAGGTATCCTGA
- a CDS encoding DMT family transporter, with protein sequence MTFLLALVGVLGVAASGPLIAAFPAVPALSMALWRNAIGTAVMAVPALVNDRRGFGRLRRREWGWSALAALSLALHFAFFMTSIRMTTVAASTALVCLQAAWIALFQSLRGTRYGWRVGLGVLLAFAGVLVITGFDIGSGTEALIGDGLALIGGVLAAAYTLAGSKARATMSTSSYTTICYGLTSVLLLAMCLLAGEPVWGFDLNGWIGILALALCSQVLGHSALNHLLSSLGPLTVSTLILLEIPGAALLAALFLGQILPAGTVFGLAIILVGLFFVVRGQAHAQSKALVEPLTKEQGTT encoded by the coding sequence GTGACCTTTCTACTGGCCCTGGTGGGCGTCCTGGGAGTTGCCGCTTCAGGGCCGCTCATTGCCGCGTTCCCGGCCGTTCCCGCCCTCTCCATGGCCTTGTGGCGCAATGCCATAGGCACTGCAGTCATGGCCGTGCCCGCACTGGTGAATGATCGGCGCGGTTTCGGCCGGCTGCGCCGCCGGGAATGGGGATGGAGCGCCCTCGCCGCCCTCTCGCTTGCGCTGCATTTCGCCTTCTTCATGACGTCGATCCGAATGACCACCGTCGCTGCATCCACCGCACTGGTGTGCCTGCAAGCGGCGTGGATAGCGCTGTTCCAATCCCTGCGCGGAACAAGGTATGGCTGGAGGGTCGGTCTGGGAGTGCTGCTGGCTTTTGCCGGCGTTCTGGTGATCACGGGATTCGACATCGGGTCGGGCACGGAGGCACTTATCGGTGACGGGCTGGCCCTCATAGGCGGCGTCCTGGCCGCCGCTTACACTCTGGCGGGGTCCAAGGCCCGCGCGACCATGAGCACCAGTTCCTACACCACCATCTGCTACGGGCTGACTTCTGTCCTGCTCTTGGCAATGTGCCTGCTGGCCGGCGAACCGGTCTGGGGATTCGACCTCAATGGGTGGATCGGCATCCTTGCACTGGCTCTCTGCTCCCAGGTCCTCGGGCATTCGGCCCTGAACCATCTGCTGAGTTCGCTGGGCCCGCTCACCGTTTCCACCCTGATCTTGCTGGAAATCCCGGGGGCGGCCCTCCTGGCCGCATTGTTCCTGGGGCAGATATTGCCGGCCGGAACCGTGTTTGGGCTGGCTATCATCCTTGTCGGCCTGTTCTTTGTCGTGCGTGGACAGGCGCACGCTCAGAGCAAGGCCCTCGTGGAACCGCTGACAAAGGAACAGGGCACCACCTGA
- a CDS encoding peptidylprolyl isomerase, which produces MTAIPTHTATIHTNLGDIVVNLFGNHAPKTVKNFVGLATGEQTWTDPRNGEEKVNTPLYNGTIFHRIISDFMIQGGDPLGQGTGGPGYRFDDEINPELDFREPYKLAMANAGIQMGQGTNGSQFFITSIPTTWLQGKHTIFGDVTDEASRKLVDQLNVVPTDGRDKPLEDVSISSIDVTAL; this is translated from the coding sequence ATGACTGCAATCCCAACGCATACAGCCACCATCCACACCAACTTGGGCGACATCGTCGTAAACCTCTTTGGCAACCACGCCCCCAAGACCGTGAAAAACTTCGTGGGCCTGGCCACCGGCGAACAGACCTGGACCGACCCGCGCAATGGCGAGGAGAAGGTCAACACCCCGCTGTACAACGGCACGATCTTCCACCGCATCATCTCCGACTTCATGATCCAGGGCGGCGACCCGCTGGGCCAGGGCACCGGCGGACCGGGCTACCGCTTCGACGACGAGATCAATCCCGAGCTCGATTTCCGCGAGCCCTACAAGCTGGCCATGGCCAACGCAGGTATCCAGATGGGCCAGGGCACCAACGGTTCCCAGTTCTTCATCACCTCGATCCCGACCACCTGGCTGCAGGGCAAGCACACCATCTTCGGCGATGTCACCGACGAAGCTTCGCGCAAGCTCGTTGACCAGCTAAACGTCGTTCCGACCGACGGCCGCGACAAGCCGCTCGAAGACGTCTCCATCAGCAGCATCGACGTCACCGCGCTCTAG
- a CDS encoding rhomboid family intramembrane serine protease, with the protein MSYGLSNPNQAAQAPVCPRHPDRISYVTCQRCLRPACPECQVTAAVGTQCVDCVREANKQLPSTRTVFGGKATDGRPLVTYVLIAINVVVFGLQMILRDFSDYVVYAGLYTSPYLEPEPWRMLTSIFAHSTTFIGHIAFNMYALYICGRVLEPMLGRLRFLALYLASGLGGSVAVLLITDPRVPVLGASGAVFGLFAAMFVLLRARGVQTMQIVILIAINLAIGFIIPGIAWEAHVGGLVVGAATAAVMAHAPKGKQQALMQWAGTALLILLLCALTFYGAANIRL; encoded by the coding sequence ATGTCATATGGACTGTCCAACCCGAACCAGGCCGCGCAGGCACCCGTCTGCCCCAGGCACCCCGACCGGATTTCGTATGTCACCTGCCAACGCTGCTTGCGTCCGGCCTGCCCCGAATGCCAAGTCACGGCGGCGGTAGGAACCCAGTGCGTGGACTGCGTGCGCGAGGCCAACAAGCAGTTGCCAAGCACCCGTACGGTCTTTGGCGGCAAGGCGACGGACGGCCGCCCCTTGGTGACTTATGTGTTGATCGCCATTAACGTGGTTGTCTTCGGCCTGCAAATGATACTGCGCGACTTCAGTGACTACGTTGTGTACGCAGGGCTGTACACCAGCCCGTATCTGGAACCCGAGCCGTGGCGCATGCTCACCTCGATCTTTGCCCACTCCACGACTTTCATTGGGCACATTGCCTTCAATATGTACGCGCTGTACATCTGCGGACGTGTGCTGGAACCGATGCTGGGGCGGCTGCGCTTCCTGGCCCTGTACCTGGCCTCCGGTCTTGGCGGCTCCGTCGCCGTGCTCTTGATCACCGATCCACGGGTTCCCGTTCTGGGTGCCTCCGGTGCGGTGTTCGGGCTCTTCGCCGCGATGTTTGTGCTCCTCCGCGCACGCGGAGTCCAAACCATGCAGATCGTCATCTTGATTGCGATCAACTTGGCCATCGGCTTCATCATCCCTGGTATCGCATGGGAGGCCCACGTGGGCGGGCTGGTGGTAGGTGCTGCAACGGCAGCCGTCATGGCCCACGCGCCCAAGGGAAAGCAGCAGGCCCTGATGCAGTGGGCCGGCACTGCATTGTTGATTCTGTTGCTATGTGCGCTGACTTTTTACGGTGCCGCAAACATTCGACTCTGA